TACGTGCCCGAGCCGCGGCGCACCCGCAAGCTGCTGCTGCACCGCGAGGAGCTGAACAAGCTGATCGGCGCCGTCGAGCGCAAGGGTTACACCCTGGTGGCGCTGGCCATGTACTGGAAGCGCGGCAAGTGCAAGGTGGAAATCGGCCTGGCCAAGGGCAAGCAGACGCACGACAAGCGCGACAGCGAGCGCGACCGCGACTGGCAGCGCGAGCGGGGGCGGATACTGAAGTCGTCCAAGCGTTAGGGAGATGCCGTCGGAACACTGTGGGAGCCCGGCCGTGCCGGGTGATGATGGCGCGTTTCCTGGGCGCGGAAAATGTTTCGCCTGGCCGGGAACCGCGACCAGGCGTACCATGTCTTACACACCGATCACATGGGGGCGACCTGGCTTCGACGTGGGTTGCGAAACCTGAGGTGCATGCCGAGGTGCAGTGACCTCGTAAATCACTCTGCAAAACTTTAGTTGCCAACGACGACAACTACGCACTCGCTGCTTAAAACCCAGTAGGGTGCCGTCTGACCGGATGTGCTTGTGCGTTCGGGGTTCAGGCGTCGACACACACAAGCTCGCGGCAAGGCAGGCCTGGGGCCGACCCGCTAAAACCTTTCAGGATCGCTGGCTGTTTTCCCTGCCCGTCGGGTAGCAGTCGGCTAAAACAATAGACTGGGATAAGCATGTAGAGCCAACGGCAGAGGACTTGCGGACGCGGGTTCGATTCCCGCCGCCTCCACCAATAACGAAACCCCAACCGTTCTCGGTTGGGGTTTTTTCTTGCCCGATCGCGCCGGTTCCCGCGTGTTGTTGGGGGTTCCTGCGGAAGCCTGCGGACTTCGCCAGCCGCCCGAATCGTCCGCTCCAGGCCACATTCCACTCTCTCCCGGCCATTCCTCGCTCCGGCCTTGCTCCCTGAAACTGACCCGAAGTCCGCAAAGGCCGCGACCGCACCCATTACAGATCAATGGGTTACGAGCGGACGAATCAAGCGGTTGGATTGGGGTATTGGCAGGTAACCATCGGGTCGCACTACAGTGTCGGACCATTGTCTCGCCGACGCTCACCCATGCGCCTCCCAACCGAAACCCCGATAGCAACGGCTGAAAGTTTCAGGTACGTCATCAGGCCTTCACCGGCCAGGTCATTTAACCATTGAGGTTGCGTCGGAAATGCTCCACCTAGCGCAGCAACAAGGCAAGCAAGGGCGGCGAAAGCAAACCCCCATAGCAGTCCATGACGCCAGGCTACCAGGGCCGTAGCGAAGGCGTACGGAAATATAGAACGAACAGGTGACCCGCCCAAAACACTCCATGCGAGAACGGCCAACAACACCCCGATCGCCACGAGCAAGTTGCGAGACACAAGGTTTCGCCTTAACAAGTAAGTGCGCATACCAATTCAACTCTCCTTGGATTTAGACATTCGTCATGCATCTTCCGACGGGTCATTTGGATAAGGGGGGCGTCCGACTCTCGAGTGCCGTATCGATCCAAGACTGAAGCTCACTCCAGCAAAAGCGCCAGACTCCGCCAAGCTTGAAGGCGGGCAACTTGCCCTCTCTAACAAGGCTGTAGACAGTTCGCGGCGTCACTTTCAGGTAGTCGGCGACCTGTTCAAGGGTAAGAATTTCCAGCATCTGTTCTTTCATACAACTCTGATGTGCATTGACTAACACGCTGTGGGTTTGCCGGCGACTTTCGCGCACTCTCAGCCCCCCGAAGTTCTCAAGGAGTATCGAAGATGGTAGAATTTTCCTAGATTTTCCATCTTTCTGTGACTGACCGCAAGTCATCAGGTTTCAGTGCTCGCAAGCTCACAGATTGGCAACAAGGGAAAGGAGCCTATGACGAATCCGACATCCGAAGATCGTTCACCAGCATGGCACAACTTGTCCGTAGAGCATGTTGGTGCTCACCTGGAAACCAGCTTGACCGGCCTGGATGAGAACGAAGCACAAGGGCGTCTTGCAAAGCAAGGCCCCAATCGACTGCCTGAAGCTGCGCGCCGATCCGCTGTGGTGCGCTTCCTGCTCCATTTCCACAACGTGTTGATCTACGTTTTGATTGGCTCAGCAGCAATCACTGCATTTCTCGGGCATTGGGTTGATACGGGTGTCATCCTGGCGGTGGTGATTGCCAATGCGGTGATTGGATTCGTGCAGGAGGGCAAAGCTGAACAAGCCATGGACGCGATACGCCACATGCTGGCCCCTCGCGCCAACGTCATTCGCAATGGCACACGCATCAGCATTGCCGGAGAGCAGCTTGTGCCAGGCGATGTGGTGATACTGGAGGCAGGCGACAAGGTGCCTGCCGACATGCGCCTGTTCACTGCGCATGGTGTGTCCATTCAAGAGGCCATCCTGACGGGCGAATCCGTACCTGTCGAGAAAAACACCCACACCGCCGCAGAAGACGCTGCGCTGGGGGATCGCACCTGCATGGCGTTTTCCGGCACCTTGGTCACCAGCGGCCAGGCTAAGGGCGTGGTCGTCGCCACCGGCGCCCATACCGAGATCGGGCACATCAGCGGCTTGCTGTCCGAGGTGCAGACCCTCACCACCCCCTTGGTCAAACAGATGGGGGCGTTTGCCCAGTGGCTGACCGTATTCATCTTGCTGATTGCGGTGCTGTTGCTGGTCTATGGCTACTTCGTGGGTCATCATGAATTTTCCGAACTGTTCATGGCGGTGGTCGGCCTGTCGGTGGCGGCCATTCCCGAAGGCCTTCCCGCCGTGTTGACCATCACACTGGCCGTGGGTGTGCAGGCCATGGCGCGAAGAAATGCAATCGTTCGTCGTTTGCCCGCTATAGAAACCTTGGGCTCCGTATCGGTCATTTGCACCGACAAGACCGGCACTTTGACCCGCAACGAGATGATGGTGGCATCCGTGCTGACCCACCGGCATCGCTTCTCTCTGGAGGGAGATGGCTATGCCCCTACTGGTGCATTGCGACTTGACGATATAGAGGTGTCTCCATCAGAGCACCAGGTGCTTGAAGAACTGGCCCATGCTGCCGCGCTTTGCAATGACGCAGCCGTGCACCAGAAAGACGGTGTCTGGCATGTAGAGGGTGATCCCATGGAGGGCGCCCTGTTGGCCTTTGCCGGCAAGATGGATATTGATCCACGCAAGACGCAAGCACAGTGGACTCGTACGGATGCCATTCCATTTGATGCAAAACACCGGTTCATGGCCACGCTGCATCACGATCATGATTGCCACGCCTTCGTGTTCGTCAAAGGTGCGCCGGAGCGAATAGTGAGCATGTGCCAAAACCAGCGCGGTGCAAGTAACCGCACCGAGCCGCTGGACACAGCCTATTGGAACCAAAGCGCGGAAAAAATCGCCGCGCAAGGCCAGCGCGTGCTGGCCTTTGCCATGCGACAGGTAGCCGCCGAACATACTGTTCTGGAGCATGGCGATGTGGAAGGCCCGCTGACCTTGTTGGGCATGGTGGGCATGATCGACCCGCCCCGCTCCGAGGCGATTGCTGCGGTGCGCGAATGCCACGGCGCAGGCATCCGAGTGAAGATGATCACCGGAGACCATGCCAAAACTGCTGCCGCAATCGGTAAGCAGATCGGCTTGCAAAATACCGACACCGTGCTTACCGGGGCGGATCTGGACGCGATGAATGATGGCGCCCTGCAACAAGCCGCGTTGCACTGCGACATCTTTGCCCGCACCAGCCCCGAGCACAAGTTGCGGTTGGTGATGGCGCTGCAGGCGCATGGCCTGACGGTAGCCATGACAGGCGATGGGGTCAACGACGCGCCGGCACTCAAACGCGCCGACGCCGGGATCGCCATGGGGAACAAAGGGTCAGAGGCTGCCAAGGAGGCCGCTGAGCTGGTACTGGCTGATGACAACTTTGCCTCTATCGTCGCCGCTGTACGAGAAGGTCGAACGGTCTATGACAACATCCGCAAAGTGATCAGTTGGACTTTGCCCACGAACGCTGGCGAGGCAATGACCATTGTGGCTGCTCTGTTGTTGGGATTGACCTTGCCCATCACTCCGGTGCAGATCCTGTGGGTCAATCTGATCACCGCAATCACGCTGGGCATTGCCCTGGCTTTTGAGCCCACAGAGAAGGGCACCATGTTGCGGCCACCGCGCGCGCGCAGCGAGCCGCTATTGAGTGGCGCCCTGGTGTGGCACATCGTGCTGGTAGCGATTCTGTTTCTGTGTGGGGTCTACGGTATTTACGCCTACGCCATCGATCGCGGTTATTCCATCGAATTGGCCCGTACGCTGGCCGTGAATACGCTGGTGGTCATGGAGATATTCCACCTGTTCTTTATCCGCAATTTCTATAGCACGTCTTTGAATTGGAAAGCGGTACGAGGCACAAGGGTGGTTTGGGCCGTGGTTGTCGTCATTACGGCAGCGCAGTTCGCTATCACCTATCTTCCCCCTCTACAGGCAGTGTTCGCGACCGAGTCGGTGCCATTTCTGGACGGGCTATTGGTTGTTGCCATTGGTGTGGCGCTGTTTGCCATCATCGAAACAGAAAAACAGATTCGGCTTCACCTTCGCGACATCAACGTACGCAACTCGGAGATATTGCGAGCCAAGGATTAGTCATATATCACGCCTGACCGGAGTTACTGAATGCCGCATGACGTCAATTTAATTGCCACTATCGCCGCCGGCTTCGGTCTAGCCATGGTGTTTGGATTCTTAGCTGCACGGTTTCGGATGCCGCCACTGGTTGGTTATCTTCTTGCCGGCATCATGATCAGCCCCGCCACGCCAGGCTTTGTCGCGGATGTGGGTCTCGCCGGGCAGCTCGCAGAGATTGGCGTGATGCTGCTCATGTTCGGTGTCGGTCTCCATTTCTCTCTTGATGACCTGATGGCCGTGCGACGTATTGCCATCCCGGGCGCTATTGTCCAAATTGCGGCTGCGGTAGCCCTTGGCATGGCGACAGCTTCTTTTTGGGGTTGGAGCATTGGCGCATCCTTGGTGTTCGGACTTTGTCTCTCTGTCGCCAGTACTGTCGTACTGCTGCGCGCACTAGAGGCCAAGGGACTGCTCAAATCGATCAATGGTCAGATAGCCGTAGGCTGGCTCATCGTTGAAGACCTTGTGATGGTGCTGGTCTTGGTGCTGTTGCCAGCCCTCGCAGGTGTGTTGACTTCTGCAGGCACATCTTCACAAGCCATTACACCTACAAACGAAATTTGGCAGGCAGTAGGCATCACGTTGGCGAAAATTTCGGCTTTCATTGTGCTGATGCTGGTCGTGGGACGAAGAGTTCTTCCTAAAGTATTGTGGTTGGTCGCACGTACCGGTTCCAAGGAACTCTTCACTTTGACTGTGGTGGCAATTGCCGTGGGAGTGGCTTTTGGTGCCGCAAAACTGTTTGACGTTTCTTTCGCGCTTGGTGCCTTCTTCGCCGGAATGATGATGCGTGAGTCCGAGTTCAGCCATCGAGCTGCGGACGAGTCCCTTCCGCTGCGCGACGCGTTTGCGGTGCTGTTCTTCGTATCCGTGGGGATGCTGTTCGATCCGAATGTAATCTTGACTCAACCTGTGAAGTTGCTCGCGGTAGTGGCGATCATCATGATAGGCAAAACGCTTGCAGCGGTTGTACTAGTTCTTCTTTTTCGCTATCCGCTGAACACTGCCTTAACAGTCGGCGCCAGCCTTGCACAAATCGGTGAGTTTTCTTTCATCCTGGCCGGTCTTGGCGTCGCACTAGGTCTACTACCGGTCGAAGGACAAAGCCTGGTGCTTGCCGGTGCGCTGATCTCTATAGCCGCCAACTCAGCCATTTTCGCGGCCATAGAGCCGATGCAACAATGGATTCGGTCGCGATCCGCACTGGCACGCCGACTCGAGCAGAGAGCGGACCCGTTGGCTGAGCTGCCCATGACTACCGATCAATCATTACTGACGGGGCAGGTGCTTTTGGTGGGTTATGGGCGCGTCGGCAAACGGATTGGCAACTCGTTACGAGAACGACAAGTTCCCTTCGTAGTGGCAGAGCAGAACCGTGAAGTTGTCGACGCACTAAGGCAGGATGGGATTCCGGCAGTCAGTGGTGAAGCCGCAACCCCTGAAGTATTGATTCAGGCGCACGTTGCACGGGCTGCGATGCTAGTCATTGCGATCCCGGATACGATCAATGTTCGCAAAATGGTCGAGATTGCTAAAACGCTCAATCCGTCAATCTCCGTCGTCTTGCGTACACATAATGAGGAAGAAGCAGAACTTCTCAGAAAGGAAAGCCTGGGCACAGTGTTTCTGGGCGAGCACGAACTGGCGCATGGCATGACGTCGCACATCCTGCTCCATCTTCAATCTCATGGCAAAGCCGTTCCGGAGCCTGTCGCCGTTACCGCTTACGCGAAGAGCGGAGGCAATGCTTGATGGAACATTTTTCCCAAGTGCTGCTCTTGCTGGGCGTCGCCGTGTCGGTTGTTGTTGCATTCAACCGATTCCACATCCCAAGCAGCCTTGGTTACTTGCTTGTTGGATTGATACTCGGGCCACACACACTCGGGCCTGTGATCGACATCCCGCAGATAAAATCCCTTGCCGAGTTCGGCATTGTGTTTCTTCTGTTTACGATTGGATTGAATTTCTCGTTGCCGCAAATTCATGCCCTGCGGCATCAAGTCCTAGGCCTTGGCACGGGCCAAGTCCTCTTCACCACCGTCATCGTTGGTCTGGTCGCTTGGTGGGCGGGGCTCACTCCTGTTGCGGCATTCGTTGTTGGCGCAGTTTTCGCGCAGTCTTCGACAACGATCATTGGCAAGCAACTTGCGGAGCAAGGCGAGGAAAACAGCCGCCATGGAAAACTCGGGCTTGCGATGTCGGTATTTCAGGATGTCACGGCCGTACCTTTTGTGGTGGTTATCCCAGTTCTCGGTATGGCCGTGGGCGCAGAACTGGTGCTAGGCGCGTTGGGATGGGCACTCACCAAAGCACTTCTGGCATTCGGTTTGGTTTTCTTTGTAGGTCGCTGGCTCCTTCGTCCCGTCTTCCATTTCATCGCGGAGCGTCGCTCTGCGGAAATCTTTACGTTGACAGTCCTGCTCGTTGCGTTGCTATCTGCGTGGACGACCGAAAGTTTGGGCTTGTCCCTTGCATTCGGCGCATTCTTGGCGGGAATGGTGCTTGGTGAAACAGAGTTTCGGCATCAGGTGGAGTCAACAGTTCGGCCGTTCAGAGATGTCTTGCTAGGCCTTTTCTTTATTGGGATAGGTATGTTGTTCGACCCGGCGAGCCTTCCTAGTATCTGGCACTGGGCGCTCATCGGAGCCATAGTCTTACTAGTAAGCAAGACACTCCTAGTCTCGGCTATGGTGAGGAAAACAGGGACCGACCGGCTAACGGCATGGCGCACCGGATTATTGCTCGCAGTCGGCGGTGAATTTGGATTTGCACTGTTAGCTATCGCGCTTGCCGCAAATGTGATCGATGTATTCCTGGGCCAGATTGCACTTACGTCTGTACTTTTTTCGATGATCGCTGGTCCATTTATCATTCGCTACAACCATGCCATTGCTAGCCGACTCACGCGAGACATGCCTCAAGTAGGCGATTCGGGCACAAGTCCGACATTACAGCCTGGTACAAGTGCGCAATTGGAGGGGCATGTAATAATTTTTGGCTACGGCCGTATCGGCCAGAGCGTTGCACACCTGCTTGATGCGGAGAGCATTCCTTACATTGCGCTTGATCTCGACTCAGCGCGCGTACGCCAGGCTCACGCTGCGGGAGAACCTGTTTTCTACGGTGATGCGACTGATCGCAGTATGTTGGATTTGCTAGGCCTTGACCGAGCACGGCTCGTCATCATCAGCCACGATGATGTCGCCGCATCCCTGAAGATTCTCGAGTATCTACGTGTGGCCCGACCTGAACTGCCTGTAATGGTTCGCACGCGCGACGAGAGTCGTGTAGCCGAATTGCAGAAAGCGGGCGCCACTGAAGTTGTGCCTGAAACGCTCGAGGCCGGCTTGATGATCGCATCGCAATCGTTGCTGTTACTTGATGTCTCGCCATCACAAGTGATGCAACGCATTCAGGAGCAACGATCCGGGAAGTATCGATTGATTCGTGAGTTCTTCCGGGGCGACACGCTGACTGAGACAGGTACCAATGGCGGCGAAGACCACCTACGTTCATTTGAGATCTCGCCAGACTGTAAATCCATTGGTAAACAGCTGGCCGAGCTTTACCTGGGTGGCGCCACAGTCACTGCGATTGTTCGATGTGGTGAGCGCCGCGTAATGCCACCATCAGATACACGCATTGCGGCAAACGACGTTCTGGTGATCTATGGCTCGCTGGAGGAGTTACAGCTTGCCGAGAGAACTATTCTCTACAAATGACAGCGGCTTGCGCCATTTTCCACCGCCCTACACTGAACAAATCACGAACCATCATCGAAAGGAGACTTTACAATGGCCGAACTCAAAAACATCCTGGCTGCCACTGATTTGTCGAGCAATTCGTCTCAGGCAATCGACAGAGGTTTTTTGCTCGCCAAGGCGAGCGGCGCTCACTTCACCATCATGCATGCGGTTGGCATAGATGCCCTGGCGCCGTTACGTGAGTTGTTGGGCGACAATGCTGATGCCGTGTCTGAAAAGATTCTGGAGGAGGCGACCGGACGGCTGTCAGAATTTGTGTCCGATTCACCAGTGAAAGACGATGTTCCTGCAGAACTGCATATCGAGCGAGGTTTGGCAGGCTCAGTGATTCCTGTTTTTGTGGAGAGCGAGGGAACCGACCTTATCCTGTTGGGCGCACACGGGAGTGGTTTCCTGCAACGTATGCTGCTGGGATCAACTGCATCGCGGCTTCTGCGCAAGAGCAAATGTCCAGTATTGGTGGTTAAGCAGGAAGCTCACAAGGCATACAAGCGTGTTCTGATTGCTGTGGATTTCTCGCCGGGGTCAGAAGCCACCATTCGAATCGCACGCGAAATTGCGCCGAGTGCGGATATTGTCTTGCTACATATTTTTGACGTTCCCTTTGAGGGGAAAATGCAGTATGCAGGCGTGAGTGAGGATTTAATCCATCAGTATCGGATTGAAGCCCGTGCCCGAGCGACACAACAGTTGCACGAGTTGGCCGAGTCGACCGGTTTGGCGACCGGAGACTATTCAGGGCTGGTCATTCATGGCGATGCCACCCGCAGTATCATTGAACTTGAAGAAAAGTATAGGTGCGACCTCGTCGTCATGGGCAAACATGGAACCCATGTCACTGAGGAACTTCTGCTCGGCAGTGTGACAAAGCGAGTGCTTGCAGAGTCTCGGAGCGACGTGCTCGTCGTAGTCGACAAGCGCCAGCCGGACATTCTGCGTATCACCCCTTGAGTCGGCTGATAACGGCGGTGTCATTTTTTACGTTTGGGCTAGCCGCACCCGCTGCTCATCCCACAGCGCTGGCGGATCAACCGCCAGATCAAACAGCGTGACGTGGTTCGGCAATGCGTCGTCCAGGATGGCCGCTACGATGTCGGGTGCCAGCGTGGTGAGGTTGACCATCCGGCTGACGTAGCTGTTGTCGATTCCTTCCCGCGTAGCGATCTCCTTCAAGGACTTCGCATCTCCTGACTCCAGCATCGCCAGCCAGCGGTGGCCCCTGGCCAGCGCCAGTTGGATGGAGGTCGGCGCCACATCCCACGGTCTGACCGGCGCAGTCTCACCGTTCGGCAGGGTGACCAGCTTGCGGCCACTGCGGCGCTTGATCTGGATCGGCACCGACAAGGTCAGCCTGCCGTCGCTGGTCTGCAGGATGTCGGGCTCGCCGGTCTTCTGGATGCGGATGTCGCTCATGCCAGCGCTTCCTCTTGTTGCTCGACCGGCTCGGGGCGCAGTTCCAGCACCAGGCGTTCGATGCCGTTGGCGCGCAGCCGCACTTCGAGATCGTTCGGCGACACGATGACCTTCTCGACCAGCAACTTCACGATCCGGGTCTGTTCGGCCGGGAACAGCTGATCCCAAATCGCGTCAAGCCGGCTCATCGCCACGGTGATCTTCGCTTCGTCCAAGGTTGGATCGAGCTTGATCGCTTGCGGCAGTGAACCGCCCCGGCTTTCCCGGAGGCTCATTCCCTTGAGAGGATAGAGCCATGAGAAAGTCAGCGAAGTTTTCCCCTGAGGTACAGGAGCGAGCAGTCCGGATGGTGCTGGAGCACCAGGGCGAGCACGGTTCGCAGTGGGCGGCGATCAGTTCGATCAGTGCCAAGTTCGGCTGTACGGCCGAGACGCTGCGGCGCTGGGTGCGACAGGCGGAGCGTGACCGGGGCCTGCGGCCTGGCACCACGACCGCCGAGGCCGAGCGCCTGAAGCAGCTGGAGCGCGAGAACCGCGAGTTGCGACAGGCCAACGAGATCCTGCGCAAGGCCAGCGCGTATTTTGCCCAGGCGGAGCTCGACCGCCGGTTCAAGCCATGACGGCGTTCATCGACGAACACCGCGACGTCTACGGGGTCGAGCCGATCTGCAAGGTGCTGCCGATCGCTCCGTCGACGTACTACACGCAGGCGGCGCGGCGCGCCGATCCGCAGCTGCGGCCGAATCGCGCCTGGCGAGACGATGTCTTGTGCCAGGAGGTCCGCCGGGTCTGGGATGAGAACCAGCAGGTTTACGGCGTGCGCAAGGTCTGGAAACAGCTGCGTCGGGAGGGTTATCAGGTGGCGCGCTGCACGGTGGAGCGGCTGATGCGGCGGCTTGGACTGCGGGGCGTGATCCGCGGCAGGACAGTCAAGACCACGGTCAGCGACAAGGCCACGCCGTGCCCGCTGGACAAGGTCAACCGGCAGTTCCGCGCCGAGCGCCCGAACGCGCTGTGGGTCAGCGACTTCACCTACGTCTCGACCTGGCAGGGCTTCGTCTACGTGGCGTTCGTGATCGACGTGTACGCCCGCCGGATTGTGGGCTGGAAGGTGTCCAGTTCGGCGCGCACCGACTTCGTCCTGGATGCGCTGGAGCAAGCCCTGCACGCGCGCCGACCGACGCAAGGCGGGCTGATCCACCACAGCGACCGCGGCGTGCAGTACGTGTCGATCCGCTACACCGAGCGGCTGGCCGAGGCCGGCATTGAACCCTCGGTCGGTAGCGTCGGCGACTCCTACGACAACGCCTTGGCCGAGACGATCAACGGGCTGTACAAGGCCGAAGTCATCCATCGGCGGTCCTGGCGGACCCCGCAGGACGTCGAACTGGCCACGCTCGATTGGGTGGACTGGTTCAACCACAAGCGCTTGCTGGGGCCGATCGGCGACATCCCCCCGGCCGAAGCCGAAGCGAACTACTATCAGCAGACCTGCGAGCTCGCCACGGCGGCGTGACTCACACCAACGAGTCTCCGGGGTTACCGGGGCGGTTCACCAGCGCAATCTGCTGAAGCAGGTTTTCGAGGGGTTTGTCGGCTGGCTTGGTCATGTGCGTCTCCTTGTGGCGTCGTGGATGGTGATGGCATGAACGCGCTGTTCCGGAGGGAAGCCAAGCTCAATCCAGAGGAATGACGATCAAATGATTGAAGGGGCCACCGGTTCTCACCATGGGCATTTCGATACGCGCTTACGCCCGGCACCGTGGCGTGACCGACACTGCTGTTCACAAGGC
This Immundisolibacter cernigliae DNA region includes the following protein-coding sequences:
- a CDS encoding LacI family transcriptional regulator yields the protein MSDIRIQKTGEPDILQTSDGRLTLSVPIQIKRRSGRKLVTLPNGETAPVRPWDVAPTSIQLALARGHRWLAMLESGDAKSLKEIATREGIDNSYVSRMVNLTTLAPDIVAAILDDALPNHVTLFDLAVDPPALWDEQRVRLAQT
- a CDS encoding cation-transporting P-type ATPase, with amino-acid sequence MTNPTSEDRSPAWHNLSVEHVGAHLETSLTGLDENEAQGRLAKQGPNRLPEAARRSAVVRFLLHFHNVLIYVLIGSAAITAFLGHWVDTGVILAVVIANAVIGFVQEGKAEQAMDAIRHMLAPRANVIRNGTRISIAGEQLVPGDVVILEAGDKVPADMRLFTAHGVSIQEAILTGESVPVEKNTHTAAEDAALGDRTCMAFSGTLVTSGQAKGVVVATGAHTEIGHISGLLSEVQTLTTPLVKQMGAFAQWLTVFILLIAVLLLVYGYFVGHHEFSELFMAVVGLSVAAIPEGLPAVLTITLAVGVQAMARRNAIVRRLPAIETLGSVSVICTDKTGTLTRNEMMVASVLTHRHRFSLEGDGYAPTGALRLDDIEVSPSEHQVLEELAHAAALCNDAAVHQKDGVWHVEGDPMEGALLAFAGKMDIDPRKTQAQWTRTDAIPFDAKHRFMATLHHDHDCHAFVFVKGAPERIVSMCQNQRGASNRTEPLDTAYWNQSAEKIAAQGQRVLAFAMRQVAAEHTVLEHGDVEGPLTLLGMVGMIDPPRSEAIAAVRECHGAGIRVKMITGDHAKTAAAIGKQIGLQNTDTVLTGADLDAMNDGALQQAALHCDIFARTSPEHKLRLVMALQAHGLTVAMTGDGVNDAPALKRADAGIAMGNKGSEAAKEAAELVLADDNFASIVAAVREGRTVYDNIRKVISWTLPTNAGEAMTIVAALLLGLTLPITPVQILWVNLITAITLGIALAFEPTEKGTMLRPPRARSEPLLSGALVWHIVLVAILFLCGVYGIYAYAIDRGYSIELARTLAVNTLVVMEIFHLFFIRNFYSTSLNWKAVRGTRVVWAVVVVITAAQFAITYLPPLQAVFATESVPFLDGLLVVAIGVALFAIIETEKQIRLHLRDINVRNSEILRAKD
- a CDS encoding monovalent cation:proton antiporter family protein — its product is MEHFSQVLLLLGVAVSVVVAFNRFHIPSSLGYLLVGLILGPHTLGPVIDIPQIKSLAEFGIVFLLFTIGLNFSLPQIHALRHQVLGLGTGQVLFTTVIVGLVAWWAGLTPVAAFVVGAVFAQSSTTIIGKQLAEQGEENSRHGKLGLAMSVFQDVTAVPFVVVIPVLGMAVGAELVLGALGWALTKALLAFGLVFFVGRWLLRPVFHFIAERRSAEIFTLTVLLVALLSAWTTESLGLSLAFGAFLAGMVLGETEFRHQVESTVRPFRDVLLGLFFIGIGMLFDPASLPSIWHWALIGAIVLLVSKTLLVSAMVRKTGTDRLTAWRTGLLLAVGGEFGFALLAIALAANVIDVFLGQIALTSVLFSMIAGPFIIRYNHAIASRLTRDMPQVGDSGTSPTLQPGTSAQLEGHVIIFGYGRIGQSVAHLLDAESIPYIALDLDSARVRQAHAAGEPVFYGDATDRSMLDLLGLDRARLVIISHDDVAASLKILEYLRVARPELPVMVRTRDESRVAELQKAGATEVVPETLEAGLMIASQSLLLLDVSPSQVMQRIQEQRSGKYRLIREFFRGDTLTETGTNGGEDHLRSFEISPDCKSIGKQLAELYLGGATVTAIVRCGERRVMPPSDTRIAANDVLVIYGSLEELQLAERTILYK
- the ybaL gene encoding YbaL family putative K(+) efflux transporter; the encoded protein is MPHDVNLIATIAAGFGLAMVFGFLAARFRMPPLVGYLLAGIMISPATPGFVADVGLAGQLAEIGVMLLMFGVGLHFSLDDLMAVRRIAIPGAIVQIAAAVALGMATASFWGWSIGASLVFGLCLSVASTVVLLRALEAKGLLKSINGQIAVGWLIVEDLVMVLVLVLLPALAGVLTSAGTSSQAITPTNEIWQAVGITLAKISAFIVLMLVVGRRVLPKVLWLVARTGSKELFTLTVVAIAVGVAFGAAKLFDVSFALGAFFAGMMMRESEFSHRAADESLPLRDAFAVLFFVSVGMLFDPNVILTQPVKLLAVVAIIMIGKTLAAVVLVLLFRYPLNTALTVGASLAQIGEFSFILAGLGVALGLLPVEGQSLVLAGALISIAANSAIFAAIEPMQQWIRSRSALARRLEQRADPLAELPMTTDQSLLTGQVLLVGYGRVGKRIGNSLRERQVPFVVAEQNREVVDALRQDGIPAVSGEAATPEVLIQAHVARAAMLVIAIPDTINVRKMVEIAKTLNPSISVVLRTHNEEEAELLRKESLGTVFLGEHELAHGMTSHILLHLQSHGKAVPEPVAVTAYAKSGGNA
- a CDS encoding IS3 family transposase (programmed frameshift): MRKSAKFSPEVQERAVRMVLEHQGEHGSQWAAISSISAKFGCTAETLRRWVRQAERDRGLRPGTTTAEAERLKQLERENRELRQANEILRKASAYFCPGGARPPVQAMTAFIDEHRDVYGVEPICKVLPIAPSTYYTQAARRADPQLRPNRAWRDDVLCQEVRRVWDENQQVYGVRKVWKQLRREGYQVARCTVERLMRRLGLRGVIRGRTVKTTVSDKATPCPLDKVNRQFRAERPNALWVSDFTYVSTWQGFVYVAFVIDVYARRIVGWKVSSSARTDFVLDALEQALHARRPTQGGLIHHSDRGVQYVSIRYTERLAEAGIEPSVGSVGDSYDNALAETINGLYKAEVIHRRSWRTPQDVELATLDWVDWFNHKRLLGPIGDIPPAEAEANYYQQTCELATAA
- a CDS encoding helix-turn-helix domain-containing protein, with protein sequence MKEQMLEILTLEQVADYLKVTPRTVYSLVREGKLPAFKLGGVWRFCWSELQSWIDTALESRTPPLSK
- a CDS encoding universal stress protein gives rise to the protein MAELKNILAATDLSSNSSQAIDRGFLLAKASGAHFTIMHAVGIDALAPLRELLGDNADAVSEKILEEATGRLSEFVSDSPVKDDVPAELHIERGLAGSVIPVFVESEGTDLILLGAHGSGFLQRMLLGSTASRLLRKSKCPVLVVKQEAHKAYKRVLIAVDFSPGSEATIRIAREIAPSADIVLLHIFDVPFEGKMQYAGVSEDLIHQYRIEARARATQQLHELAESTGLATGDYSGLVIHGDATRSIIELEEKYRCDLVVMGKHGTHVTEELLLGSVTKRVLAESRSDVLVVVDKRQPDILRITP
- the smpB gene encoding SsrA-binding protein SmpB — encoded protein: MSSAPSATIIVNKKARFDYHLEDRFEAGIALEGWEVKSLRAGRVQLVDSYVIIKNGEAFLLGAIITPLPTVSTHYVPEPRRTRKLLLHREELNKLIGAVERKGYTLVALAMYWKRGKCKVEIGLAKGKQTHDKRDSERDRDWQRERGRILKSSKR